A single genomic interval of Bacteroidota bacterium harbors:
- a CDS encoding type II toxin-antitoxin system RelE/ParE family toxin has protein sequence MAYTVTIKKQAIKILEKVNEPYYTNIKEAIYNLANNPRPKGCKKLKGREGYRIRVNDYRIIYEIFDSTLLVDVIDLGHRKNIYE, from the coding sequence ATGGCTTACACTGTAACCATTAAGAAACAAGCAATTAAAATTCTGGAAAAAGTAAATGAACCGTATTACACCAATATTAAAGAAGCCATTTACAATCTTGCAAATAATCCACGGCCTAAAGGTTGCAAAAAATTAAAAGGAAGAGAAGGATATCGGATTAGAGTTAATGATTACAGAATTATTTATGAAATATTCGATTCAACTCTTTTGGTAGATGTTATTGACTTAGGACATAGAAAAAATATTTATGAGTAA